The following are encoded in a window of Lagenorhynchus albirostris chromosome 3, mLagAlb1.1, whole genome shotgun sequence genomic DNA:
- the PAIP2 gene encoding polyadenylate-binding protein-interacting protein 2, whose product MKDPSRSSTSPSIINEDVIINGHSHEDDNPFAEYMWMENEEEFNRQIEEELWEEEFIERCFQEMLEEEEEHEWFIPARDLPQTMDQIQDQFNDLVISDGSSLEDLVVKSNLNPNAKEFVPGVKY is encoded by the exons ATGAAAGATCCAAGTCGCAGCAGTACTAGCCCAAGCATCATCAATGAAGATGTGATTATTAACGGTCATTCTCATGAAGATGACAATCCATTTGCAGAGTACATGTGGAtggaaaatgaagaggaattCAACAGACAA ATAGAAGAGGAGTTATgggaagaagaatttattgaacGCTGTTTCCAAGAAATgctggaagaagaagaggaacatGAGTGGTTTATTCCAGCTCGAGATCTCCCACAAACTATGGACCAAATCCAAGACCAATTTAATGACCTTGTTATCAGTGATGGCTCTTCCCTGGAAGATCTTGTG GTCAAGAGCAATCTGAATCCAAATGCAAAGGAGTTTGTTCCTGGGGTGAAGTACTGA